A single genomic interval of Oryza sativa Japonica Group chromosome 7, ASM3414082v1 harbors:
- the LOC4343368 gene encoding pentatricopeptide repeat-containing protein At1g05670, mitochondrial: protein MLLRRAVAAVAERSSRLSHSRPLLRRAGSACSSLTTTTTSQHRHGRRRAPPAESNALTTTAAPRPFPDYSPPRPDSPADDDLARRLAAAVLSSPNPGSLPPLPFLPLLRPLHLLLALPLLASHPHLPTILLPLLLLFPSGPRPHPHLLQSFAVAAHLAAVRDPGAARAILVRALRFPSPHRHFVEQFISTYKAFSSDPVSFDLLLLCLPSAPLLLRLRQYGISPSPESCNAVLCRLPLDEAVQLFQELPEKNTCSYNILLKALCTAGRIKDAHQLFDEMASPPDVVTYGIMVHGYCTLSELETAIKLLSEMAARGLELNPVAYTSVIALLCDEGQVSDAVRVVEDMVMHGVVLDAAVFTTVMSGFCRKGDLAAARNWFDEMQKRGLAADGVTYTALINGLCRAGELKEAERVLQEMEDKGLDVDAVTYTVLIDGYCKVGKMTEAFLVHNKMVQKRVTPNVVTYTALSDGLCKQGDVCAANELLHEMCSKGLELNIFTYNSLINGLCKAGNLEQAMRTMIDMDEAGLKPDVYTYTTIIGALCQSKELDRAHSLLQEMLDKGIKPTIVTYNVLMNGFCMSGRVEGGKRLLEWMLEKNIHPNTTTYNSLMKQYCIEKNMKSTTEIYKGMLSQEVVPNENTYNILIKGHCKARNMKEALYFHSEMIEKGFRLTASSYNALIRLLNKKKKFTEARRLFEKMRKERLTAEPDVYNFYIDLSFNEDNLESTLALCDELVEVTLVKSIADTDDDFAEEHICK, encoded by the coding sequence atgctcctccgccgcgccgtcgccgccgtagcGGAGCGCTCCTCCCGATTATCGCACTCGCGACCCCTCCTCCGGCGCGCGGGCTCTGCCTGCTCTagcctcaccaccaccaccacctcccaaCATCGTcacggccgccgtcgcgcgccgccggctgAGAGCAACGCCCTCAcaaccaccgccgcgccacgcccgtTCCCGGACTACTCCCCGCCCCGCCCGGACTCGCcggccgacgacgacctcgcgcgccgcctcgccgccgccgtcctctcctcccctaacccgggctctctccctcccctccccttcctccctctcctccgcccacttcacctcctcctcgcgctcccCCTGCTCGCCTCGCACCCGCACCTCCCCACCATCCtcctgccgctcctcctcctcttcccctccggGCCTCGCCCGCACCCTCACCTGCTCCAGTCCTTCGCGGTCGctgcccacctcgccgccgttcgcgATCCCGGCGCCGCGCGGGCCATCCTCGTTCGCGCCCTTCGCTTCCCGTCCCCTCATCGGCATTTCGTCGAGCAGTTCATCTCCACCTACAAGGCCTTCTCCTCCGACCCTGTCTCattcgacctcctcctcctgtgcctcccctccgcgcctctcctcctccgcctccgccagtACGgcatctctccctccccggaGTCCTGTAACGCGGTGCTCTGCCGCCTCCCGCTTGATGAAGCCGTTCAGTTGTTTCAGGAACTCCCGGAGAAGAACACCTGCTCGTACAATATACTACTCAAGGCGCTGTGCACCGCTGGCCGCATCAAGGATGCGCACCAACTGTTTGATGAAATGGCATCGCCGCCAGATGTTGTAACATATGGCATTATGGTGCATGGGTATTGTACTCTTAGTGAGCTGGAGACTGCGATTAAGCTGTTAAGTGAAATGGCAGCAAGGGGGTTGGAACTCAACCCAGTAGCCTATACTAGTGTTATTGCATTGTTGTGCGACGAAGGGCAGGTTTCAGATGCTGTGAGGGTGGTAGAGGATATGGTGATGCATGGAGTGGTGTTGGATGCAGCGGTGTTCACAACGGTAATGAGTGGGTTCTGTAGGAAAGGTGATTTGGCAGCTGCAAGGAATTGGTTTGATGAGATGCAGAAGAGAGGGTTGGCAGCTGATGGAGTGACGTATACTGCGCTGATCAATGGCCTTTGTCGGGCTGGAGAGTTGAAAGAGGCAGAGAGAGTGCTTCAGGAGATGGAGGACAAGGGATTGGATGTTGATGCGGTCACATATACAGTTCTCATTGATGGGTACTGCAAGGTTGGGAAGATGACGGAGGCCTTTCTGGTGCATAACAAAATGGTGCAGAAACGAGTGACACCAAATGTAGTGACATACACGGCTCTGTCAGATGGACTCTGCAAGCAGGGGGATGTGTGTGCTGCTAATGAACTATTGCATGAGATGTGCAGCAAGGGGTTAGAGCTGAATATTTTCACATACAACTCCCTGATCAATGGCTTGTGCAAGGCTGGCAATTTGGAGCAAGCTATGAGGACCATGATAGACATGGATGAAGCAGGTCTTAAACCAGACGTTTACACATATACAACTATTATTGGTGCTCTTTGCCAGTCCAAAGAGCTTGACAGGGCTCACAGCCTTTTGCAAGAGATGTTAGATAAAGGAATTAAGCCTACTATTGTGACTTATAATGTTCTAATGAATGGCTTTTGCATGTCAGGTAGGGTAGAAGGAGGTAAGAGGCTGCTTGAATGGATGCTGGAGAAGAACATCCACCCAAATACCACAACATACAATTCTCTTATGAAGCAGTATTGCATTGAAAAGAACATGAAATCAACCACCGAGATCTACAAGGGAATGCTTTCACAGGAGGTGGTACCAAATGAAAACACATATAATATTTTGATCAAGGGACATTGTAAGGCAAGAAATATGAAAGAGGCTCTGTATTTCCATAGTGAAATGATAGAAAAGGGATTCAGGCTTACTGCAAGCTCATACAATGCTCTTATAAGATTgttgaataaaaaaaagaaatttactGAAGCGAGAAGATTATTTGAGAAGATGAGGAAGGAACGTCTTACAGCAGAACCAGATGTATACAACTTTTATATTGATCTCAGTTTTAATGAAGATAATTTGGAGTCAACCCTTGCACTTTGCGATGAACTGGTGGAAGTCACTCTTGTGAAATCTATAGCTGACACGGATGATGACTTTGCAGAAGAGCATATATGTAAGTAA